One Amycolatopsis thermophila DNA segment encodes these proteins:
- a CDS encoding phosphoribosylanthranilate isomerase has protein sequence MFVKICGLRTEADVECAVTAGADAVGFVLTPSPRQVTVAEATRLVAAVPPGVLSVGVFLGMPVAEVRDVAVKTGLGAVQLHGDGYTAGDFAALTDLGVRLVRATSTAGERVEVGTFGEEMLILDSPRAGSGEQWGWSELRGQTGRWLLAGGLRPGNVAEAVETVRPWGVDVSSGVESARGTKDHGLIREFLAAARP, from the coding sequence GTGTTCGTCAAGATCTGTGGCCTGCGCACGGAGGCCGACGTGGAGTGCGCGGTGACGGCCGGTGCCGACGCGGTCGGGTTCGTCCTGACGCCGAGCCCGCGGCAGGTCACCGTCGCGGAGGCCACCCGGCTGGTGGCCGCGGTCCCGCCCGGGGTGCTCAGCGTCGGGGTGTTCCTCGGCATGCCCGTCGCCGAGGTCCGGGACGTGGCCGTCAAGACCGGGCTGGGCGCGGTCCAGCTGCACGGCGACGGCTACACGGCCGGCGACTTCGCCGCCCTCACGGACCTGGGCGTGCGGCTGGTGCGGGCCACGTCCACCGCCGGTGAGCGGGTCGAGGTCGGCACGTTCGGCGAGGAGATGCTGATCCTGGACTCGCCGCGGGCCGGCTCGGGTGAGCAGTGGGGGTGGTCGGAGCTGCGCGGGCAGACCGGGCGGTGGCTGCTCGCCGGCGGGCTGCGGCCGGGCAACGTGGCCGAGGCGGTCGAGACCGTGCGGCCGTGGGGCGTGGACGTCTCGAGCGGGGTGGAGTCCGCGCGCGGGACCAAGGATCATGGGCTGATCCGCGAATTTCTCGCCGCCGCGCGTCCCTGA
- a CDS encoding YciI family protein, which produces MQYMLLICGGPEAAEHAEDGCGGWSEEMAERGVLRGGAGLRPPQEATTVRVRSDEVLLSDGPFAETREQVGGFCLIECADLDEAVEIASKHPAATYGSIEVRPLWQP; this is translated from the coding sequence ATGCAGTACATGCTTCTGATCTGCGGGGGCCCGGAGGCCGCCGAGCACGCCGAGGACGGCTGCGGCGGCTGGAGCGAGGAGATGGCCGAGCGGGGTGTCCTGCGGGGCGGGGCGGGCCTGCGGCCGCCGCAGGAGGCGACCACGGTGCGGGTCCGGTCGGACGAGGTGCTGCTGTCCGACGGGCCGTTCGCCGAGACCAGGGAACAGGTCGGCGGGTTCTGCCTGATCGAGTGCGCCGACCTGGACGAGGCGGTCGAGATCGCGTCCAAGCACCCGGCCGCGACCTACGGCTCGATCGAGGTCCGGCCGCTCTGGCAGCCGTGA
- a CDS encoding RNA polymerase sigma factor produces MTDVHAALVRAFRDEWGQVVATLIRLTGDWDLAEECAQDAFARAVRSWPRDGVPRRPGAWLTTAARHRALDRLRRDVVGEAKLREVAAMTFPDDEDFDDSGVPDDRLRLMFTCCHPALSLDSQVALTLRTLAGLTPAEIARALLVAEPALKKRLVRAKQKIRHAGIPYRVPPAHLLPERTPAVLAVLYLLFNEGYSATAGADLLRRELSAEAIRLARVLHRLMPDEPEAAGLLALLLLQDARRDARVDDHGDLVLLEDQDRARWDHAEIDEGVALLDAALRRGAPGPYQVQAAIAACHDRAARAQDTDWPQIAALYGRLASMTRSPVVELNRAVAVGMAAGPAAGLRALSDVDLPGYHLLPATRAEFLRRLGRRSEAADAYREALRLVTSDAERRFLTRRLAEVGCAP; encoded by the coding sequence GTGACCGACGTCCACGCCGCGCTCGTCCGGGCCTTCCGCGACGAGTGGGGCCAGGTGGTCGCGACCCTGATCCGGCTCACCGGTGACTGGGACCTCGCCGAGGAGTGCGCGCAGGACGCGTTCGCCCGTGCCGTCCGGTCCTGGCCCCGGGACGGCGTGCCGCGCCGCCCCGGGGCCTGGCTCACCACCGCCGCCCGCCACCGCGCGCTCGACCGGCTGCGCCGGGACGTGGTGGGGGAGGCCAAGCTGCGGGAGGTCGCGGCGATGACGTTTCCCGATGACGAGGACTTCGACGACAGCGGCGTGCCCGACGACCGGCTGCGGCTCATGTTCACCTGTTGCCACCCGGCGTTGTCGCTGGACTCGCAGGTGGCGCTCACGTTGCGCACACTGGCCGGGCTCACGCCGGCGGAGATCGCGCGGGCGCTGCTGGTCGCCGAGCCCGCGCTGAAGAAGCGGCTGGTGCGGGCGAAGCAGAAGATCCGGCACGCCGGGATCCCGTACCGGGTGCCGCCGGCGCACCTGCTGCCCGAGCGCACCCCGGCCGTGCTGGCGGTGCTGTACCTGCTGTTCAACGAGGGCTACTCGGCGACGGCGGGTGCGGACCTACTGCGGCGCGAGCTGTCGGCCGAGGCGATCCGGCTGGCGCGGGTGCTGCACCGGCTGATGCCGGACGAGCCGGAGGCGGCGGGTCTGCTGGCGCTGCTGTTGCTGCAGGACGCCCGGCGGGATGCGCGGGTGGACGACCACGGGGACCTGGTGCTGCTGGAGGACCAGGACCGCGCCCGGTGGGACCACGCGGAGATCGACGAGGGCGTCGCGCTGCTGGACGCCGCGTTGCGGCGGGGCGCGCCGGGGCCGTACCAGGTCCAGGCGGCGATCGCGGCGTGTCACGACCGCGCGGCGCGCGCCCAGGACACCGACTGGCCGCAGATCGCCGCGTTGTACGGGCGGCTGGCGTCGATGACCCGGTCGCCGGTGGTGGAGCTGAACCGCGCGGTGGCCGTGGGCATGGCCGCCGGGCCGGCCGCCGGCCTGCGTGCGCTGTCCGATGTGGACCTGCCGGGGTACCACCTGCTGCCGGCGACGCGGGCGGAGTTCCTGCGACGGCTGGGGCGGCGCTCGGAGGCGGCCGACGCGTACCGGGAAGCGCTGCGGCTGGTGACGTCGGACGCCGAGCGGCGCTTCCTGACCCGGCGGCTCGCGGAGGTGGGATGCGCTCCCTGA